Proteins encoded in a region of the Oryctolagus cuniculus chromosome 10, mOryCun1.1, whole genome shotgun sequence genome:
- the H1-10 gene encoding histone H1.10, giving the protein MSVELEEALPPTTAEGAAKKAAKAGGSAALSPSKKRKNSKKKNQPGKYSQLVVETIRRLGERNGSSLARIYAEAKKVPWFDQQNGRTYLKYSIKALVQNDTLLQVKGTGANGSFKLNRKKLEGSGERRGAAAGAPPPAAAPKAKKAAAGAAAPRRADRKPAKGAKPEKRSHKKGAASKQDKGSKAKKAAAAAGKKVKKAAKPSVPKVPKGRK; this is encoded by the coding sequence ATGTCCGTGGAGCTAGAGGAGGCCCTGCCGCCCACGACCGCCGAGGGGGCGGCCAAGAAAGCGGCCAAGGCCGGCGGCTCGGCGGCGTTGTCCCCGTCGAAGAAGAGGAAGAACAGCAAGAAGAAGAACCAGCCGGGCAAGTACAGCCAGCTGGTGGTGGAGACGATCCGCAGGCTGGGCGAGCGCAACGGCTCGTCGCTGGCCAGGATCTACGCCGAGGCCAAGAAGGTGCCGTGGTTCGACCAGCAGAACGGGCGCACCTACCTCAAGTACTCGATCAAGGCGCTGGTGCAGAACGACACGCTGCTGCAGGTGAAGGGCACGGGCGCCAACGGCTCGTTCAAGCTGAACCGCAAGAAGCTGGAGGGCAGCGGGGAGCGGCGCGGGGCCGCGGCCGgggccccgccgcccgccgccgcgcCCAAGGCCAAGAAGGCGGCCGCGGGCGCCGCAGCCCCGCGGCGCGCGGACAGGAAGCCCGCCAAGGGCGCCAAGCCGGAGAAGCGCTCGCACAAGAAGGGCGCCGCCTCCAAGCAGGACAAAGGCAGCAAGGCCAAGAAGGCGGCGGCCGCCGCGGGCAAGAAGGTGAAGAAGGCGGCCAAGCCCAGCGTCCCCAAAGTGCCCAAGGGCCGCAAGTGA